One Actinomycetota bacterium genomic window, CCACCGAACCGGCGCGTCACGCGTTCTGCCGACACGAGGGTCACGCGCTCCCCTCCTTCGTCCGGGGCTTGCGGCGCAGCCTGCGCAGCAGCCCGGCGGCGCCGCCGGGGGCGAGCAGCATCACGAGGATGATCGCGAGCCCGTAGATGTCGATCTCCCACTCCGAGATCGCGGTCGCAACGTCGCGCGGCAGACCCGGGACGAGAGCGTCGACGTACGGCAGCAGCGTGAAGGCCGCTGCCGCGACCGCCGGGCCCGCAAGGGAGCCCGCTCCGCCCAAGACCGCCATCGCGAGGAGCATGACCGACGTGTGCAGCCCGAACGACGTGGGCGACACGAACCCGACCACGTGCGCGTACAGCGACCCGGCGAGTCCGGCCAGCGCCGCGGAAACGACGAAGACTTGCACCTTGAGCACGGTGAGGTCGATGCCACACGCCTGCGCCCCCGCCTCCGAGCCGTGCATGGCGCGCAGGGCGCGCCCCGGGCGCGATCGCGTGACGTTTCCCGCGAGCAGCAGGGCAGCCCCCGCGATGATCCACACGAGCCAGTAGCTCGCCTCCGGGGTGCCGAGCGCGATGCGCCCGACCGCGGGCGCAGGGATGCCCAGCATGCCGTCGGTCCCTCCGGTGACGCCCTTCGCCTCCACGAAGACGACCTGCATGATCTCGCCGAACCCGAGCGTCGCCATCGCGAGGTAGTGGCCGCGCAGCCGCAGGCTCGGGAACGACAACAGCAGGCCGCCGAGCGCCGACACCCCGATCGCGCAGCCGACCCCGGCAAGCCACGGCCAGCCCATCTTCACGGTCGCGAAGCCGGATGCGTACGCGCCGATCCCGTAGAAGGCCGCGTGGCCGAGCGAGACCTGCCCGCCGTAGCCGAACAGCAGCGCCAACCCGGTCACGATGATCACGTTGATGCCGACGAACACCAGCACCTTGCCGACGACGAAGGCGTTGTCGATCACCAGCGGCACAGCCAGGATCGCCGACCACAACGCAGCGGCGGGAAGCGTGCGAAGCACCTTGCGCGCGAGCGGCCCCACCGTCACACCTTCTCCCGCCGCCGGCCACCGAGCAGGCCCTGCGGCCGCAGGAAGAGCACGAGCAGCAGCACGAGCAGCGCGATGGCGTCCTTGTACGTCGGAGAGATGAACCCGATCGCGATGCTCTCGATGAGCCCGAGCGCGATACCGCCGGCCACCGCGGCCACCGGGTTGCCGAGTCCGCCGAGGATGGCGGCGGCGAAGCCCTTCAGCCCCATGCGCGCACCCACGTCGAAGCCCGTCTGCGTCAGCGGCGTGACCGCGGCTCCGGCGAGCGCCCCGAGCGTCGCGGCGAACGCGAAGCTGATCGTGACCACCCGCCGCACATCGATGCCGGCCAAGCGCGCCGCCTGCCTGTCGACCGCGCACGCGCTCATCGCCATGCCGAGCCGCGTGCGCCGGTACAGCAACGTGAGCGCGATGACCGCCAGCACCGTCAAGCCCCAGATCCACAGCGCCTGCCGCTC contains:
- a CDS encoding branched-chain amino acid ABC transporter permease — protein: MTVGPLARKVLRTLPAAALWSAILAVPLVIDNAFVVGKVLVFVGINVIIVTGLALLFGYGGQVSLGHAAFYGIGAYASGFATVKMGWPWLAGVGCAIGVSALGGLLLSFPSLRLRGHYLAMATLGFGEIMQVVFVEAKGVTGGTDGMLGIPAPAVGRIALGTPEASYWLVWIIAGAALLLAGNVTRSRPGRALRAMHGSEAGAQACGIDLTVLKVQVFVVSAALAGLAGSLYAHVVGFVSPTSFGLHTSVMLLAMAVLGGAGSLAGPAVAAAAFTLLPYVDALVPGLPRDVATAISEWEIDIYGLAIILVMLLAPGGAAGLLRRLRRKPRTKEGSA
- a CDS encoding branched-chain amino acid ABC transporter permease — its product is ERQALWIWGLTVLAVIALTLLYRRTRLGMAMSACAVDRQAARLAGIDVRRVVTISFAFAATLGALAGAAVTPLTQTGFDVGARMGLKGFAAAILGGLGNPVAAVAGGIALGLIESIAIGFISPTYKDAIALLVLLLVLFLRPQGLLGGRRREKV